The following nucleotide sequence is from Zea mays cultivar B73 chromosome 1, Zm-B73-REFERENCE-NAM-5.0, whole genome shotgun sequence.
CCCGGCGAACGAAGATGGCGGTGTTCCGTTCCGtccattgctgctgctgctgcaggcTTTTAATTCGCTTGCATATATTACTGTGTATGCGTGCTCGATCAATTCGGATCGAGGAATACGTCCGCCAaacttcttttttttttcttcaaaAAAGGCACCAAATGCCCTTTTGGGCAAGCAAAGCAAGCATGCAAGGGAGAACATTTCAGCACTCTGCTGCTGGAGTCCCGACTCCCCACTCCCGACCCTTTTCCTGCGAACCAGGGCAGCGACCGCATAGTCCCGCCATACTTTGACCAAAATTTATTAGCGAGAGCTCGGCTTTGACCAGGTGCCGTGATGTATTTAATTTAAGGTTAGCCTGGGAGAGAGCTTAAAGCGGTGAATTTTAATTTAAGGCTTTTGGTTGTAACTGCCTCTTTTGATTTTGGATATAGGGCTACCGCCCACGTGGCAATGACTGGATGGCATCAGTTCTTTTTGACAGTGGTGGATAGTTTTATTTCAAAAAAATCACAAAAAATAAGAGTTAGTGGAGCACACCCTACAGTGAATCCAGCCTTTATAGATTCACCGTTCCAGCGGATTTGAATCTGATGAACGTAAATCATTTGGCTAACTTCCTGTGAAATAGAACTGTGTTTTTGGTGAATCTAAAGCTGAATTTGGTGCAGCAGCTACTCGTACTCCCATAGGAAACGGTCCGTGTGCTTCTTCTTCCTACTCCGATAAACAGTCTGCGTGTTTCTCTGTTCCCTGCTGTCGAGGGCACGATCCGGCAACCTGTCCTGTGCGTACGACTCTCCTCTGCTACGtaccagtagtagtagtagtacgttCTTGCGCTACGTGAGAATAGTTACGGGAGTGGGTAAATGGCCAGCTAGCCATGCGTCTCAATTCTCACCTCATCACCAGATGCCGCCTTCCGTTCCATGTGCCCAAAAAAAAAATGCCGTCTTTTTTCCGGCGAAAACAACACGGTTAATTGCGCCGGTCGCCGGGCAGCGACAGGTGCCATGCAGGCGTCGGCGTCGGTTACAACAGGCGCTGTAGCAGATCTAGCCGCCCCGGTGGAGGCCAAGACCATATAAACACGTCAAGGTAGCTAGCCAGCCCAAAGCGGAGAAGCACCACACCGCATAGCTCCGCCGCTTCGCAAGCTAGCAAGAACAtctcgatcgatcgatcgatcgagcGAGCGACTCTAATTAACTTGCTTCCGATTCGACCTTTGGTCCTCGGGCTAGCTAGCATCTCTGATCGCGCCTCGCAAGTCGCAAGCAAGTCGGTATATACGTGGGCAGTGGGCAGCATGGAGGTGGAGCCGGAGGCGGTCAGCTGCGAGTGCTGCGGCCTGGAGGAGGAGTGCACGGGCGACTACATCGTCGGCGTGCGGGCCTACTTCGGGGGCAGGTGGCTGTGCGGCCTGTGCTCGGAGGCCGCCAAGTACGAGGCCGGCAAGGAGTGCGCCCGCCGCGGAGCCGGAGCCTCAGccgcggcggcgccgcccgaCGTGGAGGAGGCCGTGCGCGCGCACATGGCCATCTGCCGCACGCTCAAGGGCGGCGGCGGGCCCGCGGGCCGCGTCGCCGAGGGCATGCGCCAGATGCTGCGCACCGCGTCCTGGAAGAAGGCCGCGTCGTCGTCTGCCGCGTCGCCGAGGGGACCCGCGGCCGGTCACCACCGCGCCTCGCCGGTGTCCGTCGGGCCCTGATACGGTTCGGTGGTCGCGCTGCGggcgggccggggccggggccggggccgaggcgcGTGCAGCAGCCCTGGCTTCGCTCGCGGTCCTTTCGTCTCGTCGACGGCTTGCTACGCGCCCTCTAGGACGGCACCGGCTGGCCGGTACGTACCGGCATTCTTGCCTACTAGCTAGATCGCCGTGTGGGTCTTCGCAGCTTGTATGTAACTTTTtgtttttgatccattccagtgtaTATGTATATCGGACCAATCAAAAGCCTTTGATATGATGGCTTAGTTTGATTAATCGAGGAATCAAAAAGCCTTTATGCATCGGATTCGGATATATATATCAAACCAACTGGTGGTTCTTGGATTAAACTCGAGCACCACCGTCGTAGATCCTCTACGCGGCGATGCCATCATTACAGCGCGCGCGGTTTTCCTTTTGGGACTTTGGACGGCGGCGGCGAACAGTAGGCGCCGCTGCGTAGCGCACCCGATCCGGCGTTCTCGATAGTAGGCTGGACTGCTGGTGGCCATGGCATGCGGCGTGCGACGTCGTGAGCACGTCCAGTATTCACATTTCACACTCGATCTTCTTCTTTTTTGGCTGGGCGTTTCGCGGCACCAATAATCCGCAAGCACACGCTCCTCCTGAATCTGGACCGTTGGATGACGACCTAGCGGCCGGCCCAGATCGGCGCTTGGGCTGCTGCTCCGGTGCTGTCCCTGTCGCTCCCATGGCCGCTTCTTCCTGCCTACCTCGTCGTCTTTGAATGCAACGTGCTTCGTTCCCTTGCGGACTTTCTTCCACGATTCCTGCACTGCTCAACCAATGGTATGTTTGAGCAGAACCCCTTCCTGGCGTCGCGTCTGGTTTCGTTTCTTCGTTCCGGAGGATTTCGTCGGTTGTTTTCCATGCAGAAATCCGGTGACCCCTCGTTCCCGCCCCGGCCGGGAGAGGCGTACAGACAGACGCGCGCGCACAAACTGACAGATGCAGTCTCTTTCTTGTTCCTTTTTTTTTGTTCATTTTTCTTTGCTCCCGaacctttttttaaaaaaacaccCATAAATTCGACAGGTTTATCCTCGGATAGGTTCTCAACTACCGCCAGTCCGCGCGCGGCCATGACAAGTAGCTAGACGGCGTAGTACTAGGGACGACAGCATACTGCTGCTAAGGCTACTCACAATGGGGATTTCATGTCTCTGTTTCCAAAAATGCCACATCAGATTTATGGATGAATGAAATATCCTCTCTCAATAGAGAGTTTCATCTCACTATTTCATATGTCAACATACTTCTTAAATGCTGCATATAAATAACCAATAAGATTTACTCAATTATATGAAGATGAAACAAAACACTCTCAATGGAGGTTTCACACagtttccaagatcttggaaacgAGTTAACATGGTTTCATCCCCATGAAACTCCATGAAACTCTTCCTTCTTAAATAATGTGACATGTCATCAAAATAGCTGATGTGGCAGGCTAATTAATACATGAAACACCCCATGAAACCTCCATTGTGAATAGCCTAAGAGTGTGGCAACTGCTTTCCTGCACTACACCTGGCTAGCTAGCCATGGGCTAGACAGGGATTGGTGTGGCCACATTTTTTCCTGGGAAACATGCATGCCTGGGCCGCTGGGCGAGATGTAGTGTGCAAGGGAACGTCAGAACatacttttctttttctttattgatTGATGCATGTTGATCAATCAGCGGATGGATGGAGCAGTGTGGGCAATGGATTATGACCCACACTAGGACATAAAAGCGTATTAGACTATTAGTGGCAGTCAAAGATCGATCTTGCGAGGTGGACGACAACGACGGGAGGACTGTGCTGCTTGATGCTTCTGAATTTTACCATGCACTTTTGGGCCAACACTGTGCTGGTTCTGAATTCCTGCACCTCCACGACCTGTCGTGTCACACCACCGCCTGCACTCACCATCGGATGAATGTGAGGATTCCCAGGATCTAAGATGGTCAGGTTCCGTGGTGACTGGTGATAATGAATGTGAGGATCTCCGGCACGACACTAATCTCTGTCTAGCCTGCAACCGCAAGCGTAGCAGAATCAGATTACGGAGCTGAAAAGAGGACGAGTGCAGACAGGGAGGGAGCGTTTGGTTGAGCTATCACAGTTCCGCTCCCAGCGAGAATTACTCTTGCCGAGTCAAACGATAAACATGTTGGGAGTGGAGTGAATTAGTCTCTACTTTGTACTAGAAAATGTAAGCAAAAAAACACACTTCCCATCACTCCCAACATGATCCTCACTCTTTAACCCCTCATGAATCACTTCATAACCTATTTGACAAACAGTTTTCGTCAAATAGATTCACTTGCAGTAGAGGATCACTTAGAATAATTTTATTAGAGAATCAGCTTTCCAAGCTAGAAAATTATGGAACAGAGCTCTACCAAACAAGCACTGATTAAGCAGTTCGCGGTCGTGCACATGTAACGTCGGCCTTTTTTTTAAAGCCTGATTGCCAGAACCCCTTCGGAGCAAAGTACGTACTACGTGATCCCGGTCAAACGACTGATGCATGGCGAAAGCTGCACCTCGCTCACTCACAGCGAAGACGGAAGAGTACAATGAATGCAGAAGCTTCCGATGTGGTGGAACGACGAACCCAAACCGACGCTCGATAGATAAGAAACCCAGGGATTATTAGCTCCGCTGGCAGCCTGACACTTGCTCGTAACCTAGGCACGGGACGGAGGAGATCAGGAGAGATCTTAAGATAATTGGGTCGACAATGACATGCCACTGGTCGGCGTCATCCTCCCTCAAAGTCGTCgatctggatggagcgtgcaggGTCGCCAGACGCGGCCCGCCGCCCAGTTCGATCCCGTCCGGCGCGACGTCACTGAGGAAAAAACAAGGGTCGGGTCGGGCCGGGGGTCTAGCTAGCTCGTGTCCCATGCGATGCGAGGCCTATGGCCCTGGTCGCGTGCGCTTCGCCGAGGGACGGGCGGGCGCACACGTGCAGACACACGCGCAAGCAGCTCGTGTTTTGCCTGCCTTAGCTAGATAGCGCGCACGCGGCTGCACGCGGCTGTCTGGATGCTTTGCCGCCTCCCGCCAGTAGGATCAACCAGAGCTGACGCGTGTGCCTCGTCGCGTTCGCGGCCCGTCAACGTCGCAGGCTGTGGCACTGGCACTGGCAGCCGTCCGTCCGATGCTCGCCCGTCACCGGAGCACGCGGCCCGCGTTTCCTGAACCAGTGTCTGTTTATGTTTACAATAATAAATCCATTCGCCCTTATGATCGTCGTGTTTCCGACTCTTGATTCTTTAGTATTTCATAGTTTGATTTTTCTATTTATAAATATTGGATTCAGATACGATTTTCATCAATCTAGAGTTTATACCAAACATTTGTTTGACGATAAACGACGGCCAGCACGTTTTTCTCACCGAGAATCCGCCCGCTTGTTTCCGGCGGTGCAGGGGCCGGGCCGGTCACACCACGACAAGGATCTACTAACTGGCTCAAGGCCCATCTCGATTTCTGGGCCAAGGCAACGTCAGCGTCGCTCGAGTCGGCGTCCCGCGTCCCCCACGGATCCATTTCGGCGGTGCATCCAGTTCCGGGCCCAGATCAGATCTGCGGTCTGCCGTGCCTGCCTGCCACACACTGACACACCACACCACACGCAAGAGAAACCGAGCTCAGTCGACCGTTGCTCGCAGAAGCCGTTGCGCCGGCAGGCCGCTTCAAATTTCGAACACCTCGTCGGCCAGGGCCACCGTATAACACCGATCCCAACCCGAGAAACCCCACCAGCCAGCCAGCCAACCAGCCGACAGCCGACGAGCACGAGCCCATGGACGAGACGAGGGAGATGGATCCGGGTGCGGGGGTGCCCAGGAGGGCGGCCACCGCCAGCGGGACGCCCACCGCGTCGCGCGGCTCCAGCACGGCCTCCTCGTGCTCCTCCAACTCCAACCCGTCCGCCCGCGCCTCCGCGTCCACGTCCACGGGGACGCCGCCGTCCGCCGTCGTGCTACCGTGGGCGGCGCGCGCGGCCGCGGGGGACAGCTGCTACTACCCTGGGTGCCGCAAGGACGCCAACTGCTCGTGCGAGATGTGCCTCGCGAGCATCGACGCCACGCGGGACCTGGTGCGCGCGCCCGAGGCGCGCAGGTTCTTCGGGGGCGCCAGGGACCGGAGGCTCTTCTTCCGTGACCGCGCCGCGGGGGCGGGGTCGGGGTCGGGTGAGGGGTCCGACGCCACCGAGCCGCCGTGGACGCCGCCGATGCGGTCCACGGCCAAGTCCAGGCGGGCGCCAGGGCGGGAGGCGGCCGGGGGCCCCGAGGCGAGGGCCGGCGTTCGGTCGCACGACTGGCTGCTGTACGCCGCCACTGTTATtgggttcctgctcctcatgtggGTCGACACGGGGCTCGTCCCGGAGGCCGCGGCCAGGGGGTTTGGGCCCAAGCTATCGCCGGAAGCCGTGGCGCGGGTGGGGGCCGATGCGCGCCTCGCGCCTGGCGGCCTGGAACATAAGCTGCACGTCATGGAGCGCAGGGTCCGCCAGCTTGTTGGCGGTGAGGGGATCGCCAATTGCAGCTCGCGAGACTCCGTCTGGCGATTCCACCAGGTTCGCCATTCTTGCGGTTCTTGCTCTCTCTCATTCCTTCTTGATTAGAGGCCATCGATAACTGGTCTTTTTTTTTCCCCAAATATGTCGATGCAGAATGATCAGCAGGTGTTCCACTGGCGCTGCACGGTGTACAAATCCGTGGCGGAGGAGGTCAGCGTCTGGGGGAGCCCACTCCGCACCTCCGGTCTCCTCCCAAGAGCACTCTCGGCGCGGCACCTCACCCTCCTCTCCGGCGAGATCACCGAGGTAAGTAACAGCCAAGAACCAGCCCCCCTTCCTCGCCGTAACTAAGCACCACCAGCTCGGTGAACTCCCCCAGCGTGTGTCTCTTTTGCGTGCAGTGGTCCGACGGAAAGGTGTGGCCGACGGTGCGGGCGAGCAACGGGAGCTCCTGGGCCCACCGGAGGCAGAGCGCGGCGGCGGTGCGGCTGGAACCGGAGACGTGGGTAGTCGAGTACCAGAGGAGCGCGCTTTTCGAGGGCACACGGCTGCTACCGGCCGCCGCGGAGCTGATCGCGTCCAGGTGCTCGACGATGGCGCGGCGAGCGCGGCGCAGGATGCAGGGTAGGCGGCGACTTTTCGGTGGTGCACAGGCGAATCCAACCTGAATCGGGCTCGCCGGAGGTCAAATTGCTCTCTTGCCGAAGAACAAAATGCTCTCTAGGATGGCTTATATCTAGCTCTAGTAGTAGTAGATTCATCTCATTTCGTGTGAGATTCATCATGACTTCTGTGTTCTTTTGCATGGTCTATAAGTGTAGGCCGACGCTGGAACCATTTTAATCTTGTTATTATGATCACAAACAAAATCTTGCGACTATCATATGTTCTTCTGCCACAAACAAAATCTTGCACCTATCATCTGCGCTGAACCAGTGCCTATCGTCTGTCAGAGCGAATACCCTTCCCATCCATGCGCGGTTCTCCCTAGTCCCTTCAGGGATTAAGAGGGTGTTTCGATTGAGAAATCACTTTATTTAAAATAAGATTGCATCATGAAATTCATCAAATTTGTTGAGATGATATCATTTCTCATATTATTACTAACTAACTATAAAGATTACATCATGAAATTCATCAGTTTGTTGAGATGATCTCATTTCTCGGTGATACATCAACTCAATCCAGGGGCAGACTCAGCACCCAGACAGTGCATCTATCTGCACTGCCTTGTCCGGTTACAACTGCATCTCAAGTTTAAGTTTCATTCACAAACTTAAACAAAAAAAAGTGAGGAGTATGAATCGCCCTcttttctcaaaccaaacaccctataaaTCGTTCCTAAGTATCTAACTTTTGTAATCGAATTCGGTAAGCATTCGTCTGGGTCTGCCCAATCACGATGTTTCTACTGACGTCCCACCCACCAAAAAAACTGCCAATTTCTACTCCAATTAGACTTGCACGATCACAATTGGTGTGTGCCGCGGCAAGCTGTTGGCCTGTTGCGTCTACAATGTTTTGTTGAGGGAAAAAAAAGTGCAGCTGCTTTTAACTCAAGCGAACGCCACAGAACCATAATCCAACAATTCCAAACATCACTAAATCTGTGTGTGTGTATATTTTTCCTGCGTTTTCTTATGAAATTTCTACATGATTTCTATAAAATCTCTACGTTCTAAAGTGGTCCTAAGAGGTTGTTTGCATCTCCTCTAAATTTTAGAACTCTAAAGCACTTTATCTCAGTTTTAACATCTAAAGATCTAATATAGGTGGGCTACAATTTAGGTCTAACTTTAGACCATCTGTTTGAGACTCTAGAGGTCCTGTTTGTTTGGATCCCTTCTAAATTTTGGAACACTCAGTTTTAAGATCTAAAGGAATATGAGGTGCACTAAAGTTTAGAGTTAGACCACCTATTTGAGACTATCTAAAGTTTTAAGCTCTAAAGCTTAAAGAAGGGGAGACCCTAAATCACAATCACAAGTTCACAACAACCTCAGCCCCCACCCACCCACCCACACACAGATGCACCCATAAAAATCCCTCAGAAATCTTGCACTTGGCAGCGCATCAGCAGCCTCTTCTGTGAATTTTGAAAAGTATCCACATCAGAAATTTGCTCTGAGGAAGTGTTTCAGCAACCTGTTAATGCACATTATAAATTATATGGTCGACAAAACACAGGTTAGACGAGTGTAACATAATTATCGCCTGGTAAGGAAAATGTGGAGGTCCAGGTTCGGTCCATTTAGAATGTCACATTTAACGAATCTTAGTAGTTAGTACAAGCAGGTCCATAGAGAACCTGCGCATCCGCAGCACTTGCTGGTTTCATCCAAACCAGTCTTTATGGGGTAACCCGTCGGTAGGATGTACAGCTCATACAGCTATAACAACACAGCCAAGTTTGGTTCTATGGTAAACTACAGATAGTTAAGTTCCAAGCAAGTCTGCTATTACAACTACTTATCAGcaggtaatccgaacatctccctGGTGACGCTTTGTGGTGCTTTCGCAAATCCGCCAGCAACTTTCAGCATAGACCTAAATTTCTCCTCCTCACGCTTGACTTGGTCCACGCGGCTTAGAACATTAGCGAGCATCGCACCATAATTTGAAGCATCAGACAAGGGCATGGGATCTGCAAGTTCAGCCCTTTCAGCGTCAAGCTGCCTGTACAGACAGAGGATGTGGTCTTTCTGGGCGTAAAGCTTCTGCTCCGCCACGCTATATTCCGCTTCCTGAGATTTTTTCAGTTCTTGAAGAGCAAGATCTATCTCATCCTCAAATTTAGCAGACGCGGCATTCTGATCTCCAGTAATGAACACTGGAAGGTTTTCTATAACCGTCTCGAAGTCATTATCAACCAGTGGATCTATCAGATCAGGATGCCCTGTAAGTGCACCCGCTTCAGGAACTTGCCGAGCCCCAAGCACAGTCACACCATTGGTGGTTGGGGAATTCTCTCCTGCGTTACATACCAAGAAAATAACCCAATCACGCACACAGAACAAATTGAACAACATGTCCCAATGCCAACCAACTTTATGTCATAACTTAAATTGTGCGGGATCACAAATAACACGAAGATTAGTCATTTTTACAGCACCGAGACTAGCATAGGTGTCAACCAAAGGGGCTATACATGGCAATTTCTATAAAAAATGATGTGCAGGATATTTTCATACAGATTTGGCATATATGATCCCAAATTTCTGTACCATCTACAGAGCTGAAATTTCTAAGAATTACATAAAACACCAAAGGCAAAAGTATCAGCAACCAGCTGAGATTTTTGGACGGACAATAAATCCTAAAAAATGGTTGGGGCTAACTAGAGTTCTGTCTTCCTATAATTAGTTGCACTGCTAAAATAAGTTTACCTGCATTGAGTGTTGTCCTGCCCTCGTCACCTTCCAATTTCCAGACTTCAACAAAATCAAATCCACATTCCAGCTGCATTAAGCAATAAATCATCAATCCATAACTTTAAATTATTTAAGATAAGTCTAACTAGGGTATTTTACAACCAAAATTGACAGTGTGTGGTATCACCAGTTCGGCAACAATCAAAGGAGCACTAAATTATGACAATAGGAAACATGCTATTAACAGATGATCAAATAGATCACAACATCACACTATACCTTTTCCATTGCTGATCTCATATGGTTCTCCAAGTTTCTTGCTCTCATTTGTTTTGATCCACGCAAGAGGCATAATCCCAAATTCAGCATAGGTTTGATTTGGTCCCTAGATTCAAGAGATTGGCATGTTTCCATGAGTTTCTCCACATGTGTCATTAAGTTGGTTTTGTTATCACAGAGCCTGCATAAATATTGGACATCCAAGCCAAAACTTCCTCCAACAGTTCCAGCCATGTAACATCGAAGAGCACATTCAAGGTGTGCAAAATGCCCACATATTAAGTTCTCTTCCACAACTGCCTCACATTTTATGCAGCTGTAACTTCCAAGAGAATAATCAACGGTCC
It contains:
- the LOC103643999 gene encoding uncharacterized protein, with the translated sequence MEVEPEAVSCECCGLEEECTGDYIVGVRAYFGGRWLCGLCSEAAKYEAGKECARRGAGASAAAAPPDVEEAVRAHMAICRTLKGGGGPAGRVAEGMRQMLRTASWKKAASSSAASPRGPAAGHHRASPVSVGP
- the LOC100277883 gene encoding uncharacterized protein isoform X1, which gives rise to MDETREMDPGAGVPRRAATASGTPTASRGSSTASSCSSNSNPSARASASTSTGTPPSAVVLPWAARAAAGDSCYYPGCRKDANCSCEMCLASIDATRDLVRAPEARRFFGGARDRRLFFRDRAAGAGSGSGEGSDATEPPWTPPMRSTAKSRRAPGREAAGGPEARAGVRSHDWLLYAATVIGFLLLMWVDTGLVPEAAARGFGPKLSPEAVARVGADARLAPGGLEHKLHVMERRVRQLVGGEGIANCSSRDSVWRFHQNDQQVFHWRCTVYKSVAEEVSVWGSPLRTSGLLPRALSARHLTLLSGEITERVSLLRAVVRRKGVADGAGEQRELLGPPEAERGGGAAGTGDVGSRVPEERAFRGHTAATGRRGADRVQVLDDGAASAAQDAG
- the LOC100277883 gene encoding uncharacterized protein LOC100277883 (The RefSeq protein has 1 substitution compared to this genomic sequence) yields the protein MDETREMDPGAGVPRRAATASGTPTASRGSSTASSCSSNSNPSARASASTSTGTPPSAVVLPWAARAAAGDSCYYPGCRKDANCSCEMCLASIDATRDLVRAPEARRFFGGARDRRLFFRDRAAGAGSGSGDGSDATEPPWTPPMRSTAKSRRAPGREAAGGPEARAGVRSHDWLLYAATVIGFLLLMWVDTGLVPEAAARGFGPKLSPEAVARVGADARLAPGGLEHKLHVMERRVRQLVGGEGIANCSSRDSVWRFHQNDQQVFHWRCTVYKSVAEEVSVWGSPLRTSGLLPRALSARHLTLLSGEITEWSDGKVWPTVRASNGSSWAHRRQSAAAVRLEPETWVVEYQRSALFEGTRLLPAAAELIASRCSTMARRARRRMQGRRRLFGGAQANPT